A stretch of the Glycine soja cultivar W05 chromosome 13, ASM419377v2, whole genome shotgun sequence genome encodes the following:
- the LOC114381508 gene encoding uncharacterized protein LOC114381508 isoform X1: protein MRQKSEVAGLGVGAVLLCATVAATKVDAFFSSSQRRSLNYNALIMKGNVVARFLRTKCSFGMCKRCGNLRQLACSTCKGTRSIREGGILGIKLVEDLYETIGNSESKVKQIACVKCQAKGYFSCPNCSEL from the exons ATGAGACAGAAGAGTGAAGTAGCTGGTCTCGGAGTGGGTGCCGTGCTCCTCTGTGCCACCGTTGCTGCCACCAAAGTCGAtgctttcttctcttcttctcagCGCAg ATCCTTGAATTATAATGCACTCATTATGAAGGGAAATGTGGTGGCTAGATTTTTACGCACAAAATG CTCATTCGGGATGTGCAAGCGATGTGGCAATCTGAGGCAATTGGCTTGCTCCACATGCAAAGGAACCAGGTCGATCAGAGAAGGGGGAATACTTGGTATTAAACTTGTAGAAGATTTGTATGAAACAATTGGTAACAGTGAATCAAAGGTGAAGCAGATAGCATGTGTAAAATGTCAAGCCAAAGGTTACTTTTCATGTCCTAATTGTTCTGAACTATAA
- the LOC114381508 gene encoding uncharacterized protein LOC114381508 isoform X2 has product MRQKSEVAGLGVGAVLLCATVAATKVDAFFSSSQRSSFGMCKRCGNLRQLACSTCKGTRSIREGGILGIKLVEDLYETIGNSESKVKQIACVKCQAKGYFSCPNCSEL; this is encoded by the exons ATGAGACAGAAGAGTGAAGTAGCTGGTCTCGGAGTGGGTGCCGTGCTCCTCTGTGCCACCGTTGCTGCCACCAAAGTCGAtgctttcttctcttcttctcagCGCAg CTCATTCGGGATGTGCAAGCGATGTGGCAATCTGAGGCAATTGGCTTGCTCCACATGCAAAGGAACCAGGTCGATCAGAGAAGGGGGAATACTTGGTATTAAACTTGTAGAAGATTTGTATGAAACAATTGGTAACAGTGAATCAAAGGTGAAGCAGATAGCATGTGTAAAATGTCAAGCCAAAGGTTACTTTTCATGTCCTAATTGTTCTGAACTATAA